TTTTGGGGTGTACTCATTTTCCATTACTGACGCCTTTTATTCAAGCGGCAGTCGGACCTGATGTTACACTAGTTGATTCTGGCGCCAAGACGGTTGCGGTAATGAAACAATATTTGGATGAACTTGACATTCGTTCAGAAGTGAAACACAATCATAGCGATGATATTTATAACACGACAGGTGATAAACTGAAATTCAAAACAATTGCTAGTAGTTGGTTAGCACGCAACCATGAGTTAGATGTGCGCCACCTCAATATTGTTGGTGACCATTTGGAGGAAGAAAAGTGAAGCTAATTATAGCGAGCAATAATGCTCATAAGATAACTGAAATTGAAACCTTACTGGCATCAATAAGTATTGATTTACCTGTCGTTTCACTTCAAGAAATAGGGGATGTTCCCGAGATTGTTGAAGATGGGATAACATTTGAAGAAAATGCTGTGAAGAAAGTTGAAACGATTGCTAAAGTTGCTCCTAATGATTACATTTTGGCTGATGACTCTGGTATGTCAGTGGATGCTTTAAATGGTGAACCAGGCGTTTATTCAGCACGTTATGCTGGCGATCACGATGATCAAGCAAATATTGATAAAGTTTTGCGGAAATTAGCTAAGGTCCCTAATGAGCAACGAACAGCACACTTCAATAGCGTTATCGCTTTACATAGTCCTAAAGGATCAAACCTAATAGTTAACGGACAGGTAGATGGCTATATAACGGAAAGTGAACGCGGACAAGATGGCTTTGGATATGATCCAATATTTTTTGTACCCAGCATGAACAAAACCTTTGCAGAAATGTCTGCAAGTGAGAAAAATACAATTAGTCATCGTGGTTTAGCACTGCAAGAACTCGGTAAAAAATTACCAGTTTGGTTGAAAGGAGAATAATGGTTAAATTTTTGATTGTTTCAGATATACACAGTGATCGAAAAATTTTAGTAGATATTTTGGCTCAGTGGCGAGATAAGGTCGCTGGTATTTTTTACAATGGTGATTCTGAATTGAACGCTGATGATGACATTTTTGAGGGTGTTTCTACGGTAATCGGTAACATGGATGATGATCCTGATTTTGCTGAAGCACGTTCAACGGTTATTGATGGTATAACTTTTTTTCAAACCCACGGTCACCTTTACAATGCGACGGCAATATTAAAATGGGCTAATTTGAATTTGATGAACGAAGCAGCAAATGATGCCCATGCACAAGTTGTTTTGTTTGGTCATACACATAAAGAAGGGGCTGTTTTATACGATCATAAGTTATTTATCAATCCAGGTTCAACAACCCTGCCAAAGGGGCCACATGCGGACCTTGGTGGAACCTATGCGGTTCTAGAAGTAACAGGTGATAAGTATATCGTAACGTTTTACACACGTCAGCATCAGGCCGTTCCTGATTTAACCGTGACAGTAAATCGATAAAATTTTTTAAAACATAAAAACTCCTTTTGTTATAATTTATTTATAAGCTTAAGGAGTTTTTATTACGTCATATTAAAAAGTATGATGTTCAAAGACATAACCACATCATCGCACGTGTATAATATAGGACTAGCTATGACAGAAGATAACCCGCAATTTAATCAATGGTATGAACAAGACACCGAAGTAGATCAGTTATTACGTGACGCAGCTGCCAATGATGAAGAACAACGTAGTGAATTATCATTACGTCCGCAATTTTTGCGTGAGTACATTGGGCAAGAGGCGTTAAAAGAAGAGTTGAGTGTCTATATTTCGGCAGCGAAGCAACGTGAAGAAGCATTGGATCATGTGTTGCTTTTTGGACCGCCAGGATTAGGCAAAACAACGCTAGCGATGATTATTGCTAATGAGATGAATGTTAATATTAAAACAACATCGGGTCCTGCTATTGAAAAGCCAGGTGATTTGGTAGCATTACTGAATGAATTGGAGCCGGGGGATATCCTGTTTATTGATGAAATACATCGAATTCCTACTAATATTGAGGAAATAATGTATTCAGCAATGGAAGATTATTTTGTTGATATTATGGTTGGTCAGGGGCCAACAGCGCGTCCAGTTCATTTTCCGCTGCCACCATTTACTTTAATTGGGGCAACCACGCGTCCTGGTATGTTATCCAAGCCACTTCGTGATCGATTTGGCATTATTAACTCGTTACAATATTATACTCCAGAAGAATTACAGCAAATAGTTGTTCGTACAGCAGACATCTTTAATGCACCAATCAAATCGGAAGGAGCGTATGAAATATCGCTGCGCTCTCGTGGCACACCTCGTATCGCCAATCGTCTGTTGAAGCGCGTCCGTGATTTTGCTCAGGTCGAGGGAAAAGATGCAATTGACAAGAATATTGTGACTATTGGTTTGGATAAATTGCGCGTTGACAATAGAGGTCTTGACGAAACCGATCATAAGCTTTTAGAAACAATGATCGAATATTATAAAGGTGGACCGGTTGGTTTAAATACAATAGCTGCTAATATTGGTGAAGAGTCAGAAACATTAGAGGCAATGGTTGAACCATATTTATTGCAGATTGGTTTTTTACAGCGCACACCGCGTGGACGTGTTGTCACTGAAGCTGGGTACACTCATTTAGGACACGCCTACCAAAGGAAATTATGACAAATTTTATTATTTCAGACACACATTTCAATCATGAAAAAATTCTATATTTTGATAAATCACGGGCAGTATCACTGCAAGCATTAAATATTGAGCCAACGATTGAAAATATGGATCGATATCTTGAGGATACTTGGAATGAGACTGTAACGGACGAGGACACAGTTTATTTTCTTGGTGATTTGGGTATGTTTCGCAAGAAACAGGATTTTGTAGCACAACTTAGTCGTTTAAAAGGTAAAAAAGTGTTCTTTAAAGGGAATCACGATCATTCAGATCAAATTAAAGCAGCAATAAAGACACCCGAAACAAACATTATTGAATATATTGAAACTGCTAAAGCTATAAAAATCAATGGTATTAATGTATGGATGAGCCATTATGCAATTGATTTACCATACCCCATTTTATCTGTTCACGGACATATTCATGAAGCAGAGTACAAACAAGCTGGTATGGTGAATTTATCGCTTGACTCCTCATTTATGCAAAAAAGACGTTTTGGCCAACCGATTACTTTTGATGAACTAACCGAAGAACTGACGGACAGATTGGAAAAAATTCAAAATGAATATGCAATTGAGTCCGATAACAAGCGCTATGATCGATCTGTTGAGCGAGCCTTTGATGAAACGATAACAATTAATAAACCGACCGCTACACAGCGCCATGAATTAGCTTTATTAGTTGATCATTTGAATCAACATGATTTGACATATGCTGATGTTTTGGAGCGACTTGAAATTCCAAATGTAAATAAAGTGTTGACTGCCGCTGAACTTGACAAAGTAGCGCAAACCGGATTTGAGTTCGAAAAGAAAACAGGCCTCAGTGGTAACACCGGCAGTTTATAAAGTGTTTTCTAATTTTTTCATTTGCTAAGCCAGTGCAGTGGCTTTTTTCTTTGCAAACAAGTATGTTACAATGGAAATTAGATTATTTTTAAAGGGATCCGATATCATTATGGCAGAAGAAAAAAAATATACATTATCAGATTTTGATTATGATTTACCAGAGGCGTTGATTGCACAAACACCGTTGAAGCAACGTGATGCTTCGAGATTATTAGCATTGAACGCTAAAACTGGTGTTTATGAGGATAAACATTTCTATGACATATTAG
The Leuconostoc suionicum genome window above contains:
- a CDS encoding YfcE family phosphodiesterase, producing MVKFLIVSDIHSDRKILVDILAQWRDKVAGIFYNGDSELNADDDIFEGVSTVIGNMDDDPDFAEARSTVIDGITFFQTHGHLYNATAILKWANLNLMNEAANDAHAQVVLFGHTHKEGAVLYDHKLFINPGSTTLPKGPHADLGGTYAVLEVTGDKYIVTFYTRQHQAVPDLTVTVNR
- a CDS encoding metallophosphoesterase family protein, encoding MTNFIISDTHFNHEKILYFDKSRAVSLQALNIEPTIENMDRYLEDTWNETVTDEDTVYFLGDLGMFRKKQDFVAQLSRLKGKKVFFKGNHDHSDQIKAAIKTPETNIIEYIETAKAIKINGINVWMSHYAIDLPYPILSVHGHIHEAEYKQAGMVNLSLDSSFMQKRRFGQPITFDELTEELTDRLEKIQNEYAIESDNKRYDRSVERAFDETITINKPTATQRHELALLVDHLNQHDLTYADVLERLEIPNVNKVLTAAELDKVAQTGFEFEKKTGLSGNTGSL
- a CDS encoding XTP/dITP diphosphatase; the protein is MKLIIASNNAHKITEIETLLASISIDLPVVSLQEIGDVPEIVEDGITFEENAVKKVETIAKVAPNDYILADDSGMSVDALNGEPGVYSARYAGDHDDQANIDKVLRKLAKVPNEQRTAHFNSVIALHSPKGSNLIVNGQVDGYITESERGQDGFGYDPIFFVPSMNKTFAEMSASEKNTISHRGLALQELGKKLPVWLKGE
- the ruvB gene encoding Holliday junction branch migration DNA helicase RuvB, giving the protein MTEDNPQFNQWYEQDTEVDQLLRDAAANDEEQRSELSLRPQFLREYIGQEALKEELSVYISAAKQREEALDHVLLFGPPGLGKTTLAMIIANEMNVNIKTTSGPAIEKPGDLVALLNELEPGDILFIDEIHRIPTNIEEIMYSAMEDYFVDIMVGQGPTARPVHFPLPPFTLIGATTRPGMLSKPLRDRFGIINSLQYYTPEELQQIVVRTADIFNAPIKSEGAYEISLRSRGTPRIANRLLKRVRDFAQVEGKDAIDKNIVTIGLDKLRVDNRGLDETDHKLLETMIEYYKGGPVGLNTIAANIGEESETLEAMVEPYLLQIGFLQRTPRGRVVTEAGYTHLGHAYQRKL